In the genome of Chryseobacterium arthrosphaerae, one region contains:
- a CDS encoding nucleoid-associated protein: MFSKIVVHRVGNKINGDSLTLSQEELKLEEGMAELLEDYFLGSFKSEETFHFYSDTYLVNNPVYSAVSEIFDDKSKFLWESENIAKHLFEAAENPRVQSGELFIVLFEDESDRPDKVDKIGIFKTEKRESFLKINPAEETFDIEKDQGIGLSKIDKAALIYNNNKDTGYVLSVVDNNKNGDMYYWFEDFLKVKQRDDEYFHTQEALMVYKDYITKQLPQEFEVSKADQADFLNKSINFFKEKEEFKLDEFANEVLGDEHVIESFVNFKTDYEQDMQVNIAEEFPISEAAVKKTQRHFKSIIKLDKNFHIYIHGDRQKIEMGEDDKGKYYRLYFEKEV, translated from the coding sequence ATGTTTTCAAAAATAGTAGTACACAGAGTAGGAAATAAGATCAACGGAGATTCCCTGACACTTTCACAAGAGGAATTGAAGCTGGAAGAAGGAATGGCAGAATTGCTGGAAGATTACTTCTTAGGATCATTCAAATCGGAAGAAACCTTCCATTTTTACAGTGATACCTATCTGGTAAATAATCCGGTTTACAGTGCGGTATCAGAAATTTTTGATGATAAATCCAAATTCCTTTGGGAGTCTGAAAATATTGCAAAACACCTTTTCGAAGCGGCAGAGAACCCAAGGGTTCAGAGCGGAGAATTGTTTATCGTCCTTTTTGAAGACGAGAGCGACCGTCCTGATAAAGTAGACAAGATCGGGATCTTTAAAACAGAGAAGAGAGAATCTTTCCTGAAAATCAATCCTGCAGAAGAAACATTTGATATTGAAAAAGATCAGGGAATCGGTTTGTCTAAAATTGATAAGGCAGCTTTGATCTACAATAATAATAAGGATACAGGGTATGTACTTTCCGTTGTTGACAACAACAAAAACGGGGATATGTATTACTGGTTCGAGGATTTCTTAAAAGTAAAACAGCGTGATGACGAATATTTCCACACGCAGGAAGCTTTGATGGTTTACAAAGATTATATTACCAAGCAGCTTCCACAGGAATTTGAGGTTTCAAAAGCTGATCAGGCGGATTTCCTGAATAAATCGATTAACTTCTTCAAAGAAAAAGAAGAGTTTAAGTTGGATGAATTTGCGAATGAAGTATTGGGAGATGAGCATGTGATTGAAAGTTTCGTAAATTTTAAAACAGATTACGAACAGGATATGCAGGTGAATATTGCTGAGGAATTCCCGATCAGTGAAGCCGCAGTAAAAAAGACGCAGAGACACTTTAAAAGTATTATTAAATTAGATAAAAACTTCCATATCTACATCCACGGAGACCGGCAGAAAATAGAAATGGGTGAGGATGATAAAGGAAAATACTACCGGCTTTATTTCGAAAAAGAAGTATAA